Sequence from the Cryptococcus neoformans var. grubii H99 chromosome 3, complete sequence genome:
AAGATGACAACGACGGCTTCTGTCAAACCCAAAACTAAACTCGTCAAGACAAAGACTAGACTATCAGATTTGCCAGCGATAAAGCTGGGACCGGACGGCTTGCCACAGAAGGCATTGGAAGCATGGGATGAAACAGACGTGCCTCCCAAACGTTCGAAATTAAAAACGGTCAGAGCGGCCAAAGCGCCTAGCGATGGCACCAGCAGCCCAGCAATTTCCTGTTCAAAGGCAGAATTGGAACTTCTTCAGGATGCCATACGACAGGGTGTTATCCCAGATACTCCTCTGGCTCATGAGGTATATCTCAATTGGAAGAGGTTTCCAGATTGCATTTTGCTCACGAGAGTTGGAAAGTTCTATGAGGTAAGCTTGACATCTGATATGCCCCTGTTCCGGGTCGATTGACTCCAAATGGTATGTAATAGTCATATTTTGAGCCCGCTCGGTATTTGGCCTCCATCCTTTCACTGTCTCTTGCAGAAAAGAAATATGGCGCGAACGAGGCTAAGAGGTCATACCCATTCGCTGGTTTTCCGGTACCTACACTGGACAAATACCTCAAGATACTTGTTCAAGACTTGGGACACACAGTTGtgctggtggaggagtATGATACAGAAGGAGCTGTTGCCCATACAGGCAGAAAGCTCACGGCAGGCTCCGGACCAAAGGAACGTAGGGTGTACAGAGTTGTTACGCCGGGGACTATGGTTGATGAGTCGTGGGTGGATACAGACCAGAGTCGATATTTGCTCGCCATCGCTGTAGGAAATAAGGGCCATAATGGTCAGGAACTATCTCTCGCTTACACAGATGCTTCTACTGGAGAATTTTTCACCAAGGATACGACTGTCTCgcagatggaagatgaactTGCTCGAATTACTCCCCGTGAAGTTGTTCTAGATAACTCGCTCTACGAATCGTGGCGGAAACATTATAACTGTTCAGAAATGAAGCCGAAAGACGCCTCTCAGGTTGAAGAGCTGCTCGCACTACTTCGAGTACTAGGCGTCAAAGTGTCCTTTGCGGACCCCTGTCGTCCGCCATTACTCTATACCTCTGCCTCATCTCCGACTTTACACCCTACCACACCCGAAGAAAATGCTGCTGCGCTCCtccaacatcatcttcagtATGCTTTGAGAGAGTCGATGCCAGCACTTCGTCAACCTCACAAGCAATCCAATTCGGCCTTCATGCAAATCGATGCTGCAACCCTCCAAGCTCTCGAGATACGCCATGCTTTTAGGCCGGGAGGACTAATTGCTACGGGCGAGACACAAATTAATTCATCTCCCTTGTCTGCCAAGGGTACGCTTCTTTCGGTAGTATCCAAGACTATAACATCTTCCGGTCATCGACTACTTATACGCACTCTCACAGCTCCTTCGACATCTCCCGATGTAATCAACTCCCGCTTGGCGCTGGTCCAAGCCTTTGTGGACAGAGAGGATCTGAAAACTGAACTTCGGCATGAGCTGAAAGAGCTGGGGGATATCATGCGGATCATTCAGCGATTTAGAGGCCAAAGAGGCACTGGACGTGATATATGGGACGTTGGGAGGTGGATAAGAGGTGCTCAGAGAATATTGGAGACTATCAAGGGAGAAATCAAAATCGAAGTCGGTCGAAATAACGTGGAAGTGGTACGGAAATCGGAAGGCATCACAAGGCTCCAGGAATTCGTGGACTCGTTTCGTGATCTTGACAGAGTTGCCTCCAAAATCGAATCCTCGGTGGACGAATCTGCCATCATGTTCAGATCCGGCGATGATAAGAGTATCATTGATGAACAAGAAGCTGGTGATGCGCTGCTTACAAGTCAGGCATCATCTAAAGAAAgtgaagcagaggaaaaaCAAAGGATCAAGCgggagaaggacgagagaGAAATGTCAGAGTGGTGGATCCGTCCTCAGTAAGACCAAAAAAGTTGTTCAAGTGCAAACAAGTATCGTAATAACGGTCGCTGTTAGGTTCTCACCTGCGCTCCAACTTCGACATGACGAATTGATTGCTTTGAAAGCTGAAGCCCAAAAGTTACAAACAAGTCTAATCAAGAAATACGGTGAGTATTCTCAAGAATTGCTTCAGGGTTAACTGGATATGTTTCATGCTGACATCTTGTCAGATACGCCTACTTTGACTATTGAGAAGAACCACAGATTCAGCTATCACATTCAGATGTCGGCAAAAGACGCTGAAAAGGTGGCGAAAGCGAGATCTTTAGAGCGTATTGGGAGTACGACTGGTAAAACAGCATACTTTGCCTACGCGGTGAGTAACACCTGAAACCGAAAGTTGTTGGACTGATATTGCTCTTAGCCGCTTGCGGAACTGGGTACGAGAATTGAGATCATGATCGAATATCTAGGCGCTGCACAAAGGCGAGCTGCTCGGGAACTTCAGAATATGGTATTTCTAATCCCACTCCCATTACTTTTGTTTCCGGATTAATCGAGCCCAATAGGTGGTAGAGCAATCGGATATCATCCAGCAAAATTCCGAACTAGTTGATGAGCTGGATTTGAGCCTGAGCTTTGCTCAGAATGCAGTTGAGATGAACTGGGTCAGGCCAATACTCGACAATTCGTAAGTGAATTTCATAGGccatcaacaacaataCTCAAATCGGATTTTAGTACGGAGCTACAGATCATTAATGGCAGACATCCTTCGGTTGAATCTTCTTTGCTGTCTGCTTCTCGCAATTTCACCCCAAACAGTACTCATATGGCTTCTGATACCCATTTGCATGTCATCACCGGCCCAAATCAGGGAGGAAAATCGACTCTTCTCCGACAAACTGCGGTCATAGCAATACTTGCCCAGAGCGGAAGCTTTGTTCCTGCTGAATATGTGAAGATGGGAATCGTGGATCGAGTCTTCAGCAGAGTGGGAGCTAGAGATGATCTATGGAGGGATCGGAGCACTTTTATGCTTGAAATGGTTGAGTAAGTGTCTATTTAAATTTGAGCTTTGGCGCTGGAGCTTGTTGCTTATATGTCGAAATAGAACTGCCGGGATCTTGCGCCATGCAACTGAGAGATCCCTCGTTATCATGGACGAGTAAGCGATTTTTTGgatgatatatatattaCCACTTAAATTGATGTCGCAGGATCGGACGCGGTACTACGTTACAGGCGGGTGTTTCAATAGCGTATGCCACACTTGACTATATCCTCGAGAACATCAAGTGCCGGACATTGTTCGCCACTCACTATCACGAACTCGGACAAATGCTAGGATACAATCCAAAAAGGGCTGGAGGAGAGGTGATaaagggaagaagtgggATTACTTTCTGGTGCACGGATGTAGATGAGGCGGTAAGTAGCATCTCACTTTCAAAACGGGCTTGCCTCTGATGTCAAGATAGGACGGCGCTTTTTCTTATTCTTACAAGCTACGACCTGGTATAAATTACAATTCTCATGCAATTGTGAGACTAGCGGTCTGGCTGGAAGAAACTCCTGCTGACGAACCTTTTACAGAAAGCTGCCAGTATCGCCGGCATGCCCGAATCTTTTCTGCGCGTGGCCGAGTCGACACTCGTAACCCTTCAATCAAAAGCCAAGTTTAATACATTGCCATCATCTCATTAGGATCTTTGTCTACCTTATCATGTTTAGCCACGAATTATAACGACTTCAAATTGTATACATAAGTAAATCATCAAATCCATAGCATAGCATACCATCAGAATCGTTACTAGGCTGCGTCGGCCACTCAATCATATATTATGCACCTCTTGCAGTCTGTTATTCCTCCTCGCGTGAAAAATTGTAGCAAATATCCCAAGAAGCGTTCGTTGTCGCAAATTGCTGACTCTCAACAAAGGCATCCACCTCGCATAAGCCATGTTCAGCGAAAGCAGATTGCTCGCATGCAATATGGGCTACTGTTTGGATCTTGTCGCTATTCATCTAGTCAGCCAtaccatcttccccttAATTTTTTATGTCAGGTATTGAACTCACTTGAGCAAGATCCTGACATATTTCTTGAtattttcttctcctccttcggGAGCAGTTCCTGATCCAGGCTCCCAATAGCCAGTGCCACAGGAGATCCTTTCAAAGATCAAGCGGGCACCGAATGGGACGATTCGGGAAAGAATGAACGTTCGGCGAGCAGGGACTTCAGTTGTCGCCAAAGGCCTAGGTTGCTAAAAGGAGCACGTTAGTATGGGATAGGGTTGTTGACACGGCATAGGAACCCGCCTTGAGGACGCCTGCAGCCGCCAAAACTTCTAGCATTTCGTTATCATGCCCAAAATCCTGGCGGCAATTAGTGAGCGGAGATGCTGGTAGGACAGCTAGTTTCAATGGTTAACGTACGACAAAGAAGCGTTCACCTCCTCTGGGAAAAGTATGCTCATCAGCGTCTAGGGTGCGATTCGTAGATGTGTTATCTTGAGGAGCAGAATCGGTCAGACGAGCAATAATTTCGTTAATGTAACCAGCCTGAAGCCAAGTGCTTGAGTAAGTGATATTTTGATGTAATTTGCCACGACTTACACCCATTGTCGGCCCGTAATCGCTCCCCTGTCCGACTTCATAGTACCTTTTCAAATCTTTTCCATGCCCCAACACTTCCCATTCGTCCTTCGTGAACAGCCCGCACCATTTTGACCACCGTTTCCACTCCGTGCCTCTGGATTGGCTGTCGTAGCCACACATATCTGCCAAACAGGCCACGTCGTCAGCATCGAGCTTGGGCTTGGGGCGAAGGGCGGTGTTCAATCGGTCGATGGCCGGTGAGAGTAGAGGAGAAAGATCTGATTGGGCCGTAGACCCTGGTGAATGGTCAAGAGTCTCAAATGCTGGGCATGAATGCACAGATAGAGTACTGTTGAATGTCTTAATCAAGTGGCATTAGATCAATTTTACGCCTTACCTCTCCAATGAAAAACGATTGTCACCTACTGGTTCCTCAGGGATGATCACATCGACTTTCGGTAAGTCAGACTTCCTCTTGATGGCAAAACGGTGCTTTCGGAATCCCTGCCAATGATGTCAGCAGTCCATGGGAACTGGAAACCCTCAATTTCCCTCAGCTCACTTCTAACCAATACCCCGAAGTCTCAAGcaccctttctcctcctgaCGAACGTGTGAAAACATCAACCGTCTTGTCTAGTAACGATTTGTATGCGATGGCTATGTGCACGCCAGATCTCCATGCGCTGTGTAAGTGAATAGATCAGATATACGTGTAGTAAGTCTTCACAATGCAAGATGACTAACGCTTTTCTGCCTTGGTTCGTCAATCCGTCGAAATGCCAGTCTTTCAACTCTAGGTCTGCCTTGTCAATGAAGGACAATTCGGGGTGATGACGAGGGACTCCAATTTCTCTCCTCCGAATCTTGCTCAAAGCCCCGAGCATACATCTTCCTGCATTGGCGGTGGGGTATCTTGAGGTGTGCCTATGAAGCTATAGCAAGATACGGAACCTTTCAACAGAACCCTTTGGTCATGTCGATGAGACAAAGAACTCACCAGTGTGACTTGATCAACTTCACAGCCTCTTGGCAGGCTTTCTAGGTTTTTACTGTGATCAAGTTCCTTGTAAGGTGCATAAGGGCCTTGATTTCTCCACCATatttcctccatttcattTCCATCTTTCAAGGCTCGGCAAATGGGTTTGATATAACAATGTCCAAGGGGTGAGGTATCCCAAGCTAATAACGTCACAAGTGTGATCAATGTGATTGGAGTTATTACGAGAAGGAATAGGAATAGAGGATGTCGGCGCTTTCCAGAGCGATATTGCTGAATATATACCTTGGACCTGTGAGATGGGCTTTGCATCACGTGTAGTAGAAGGGGTGTGGAGGGAGTGGGTGTGTCGTTTGAGACGATCATGATGAATGCTTGACATCTGTAGGTTCAGGATACTTTGTTTAGCTGGGCTGCATTTCCATGGGTGTGGGAATCCGATGTTTAAAAGCAAAGATGAAGGCAGCAATGAACAAAAGAATGCAATGAAAGAAGCCATGAAGTCCGCGCCAAGAGCAGGCGGAATTTGAAAGCACAGCAGATGAAAGGGTTCAGTTAGTCCTGAGGAATGTGTTGCCAAACCCGCTCCACAATATATATCAACGTGCATGCATATCCCTCTTATTAAAAGGTTACAATCTAAACAAAATAACATATACGAAGGGTATCCCATGCAAGGTATGAGCGATATTTCTGTACACAACAGATAACAAATTCTATTCTTATGAAGGACACATCTAACGCAAGGGACCAGCCATcccttccattctccatACTTTTATTATACCACTTCTATCAGCACTTATAATGCAGCTTGAGAAAGGCGTTTCTAATGAGCCAAGTTTACATATCGCGTCATAGTGGGGTTGGAGAGGTTGTCGTTCCTTATCCCGAGAGGgtccttgcccttgacgATGGACATTTGGAAGAGTGTAGAACATGGTTGGTGGTGAACCTTCGGGCATTCGACTAATCACAAATACATCAGCGAAAATTCGCCGCCAAACTATTGCATTGGCTTACCGGAAACTGacgtccttctctttttgaGATCCGCAGACCACGAAGCCATCTTGAGCTTTGATTAGATCCCAGTATCTCACTATCCTGTCCTCTCCAGCAGTAATCATCCATCCAGGTCCACCTTGCCCCTCACCATTCTTGTCAGAAGATCCTAACTCCGGCACCGACATCAATATAGACTCGTCCGACCTCCCCAAGCTAGTCCATCCCTGTCCGACCATAAGATCAAGTACGGCACTGGGCGGCGTGGGTAAAGGATTGGTCGCGTCAAAGTCATCAATTGGGACaagcgaaggcaaagagggTGTCGAGCGAGCGAGCTCTGCGATAAGAGCAGCCTTATTGGGAATGACCTCTATAGGTTCGGGAACGGTCTCGGAAGGTTTACTAGATCTACGGCTCCTTATTTCGTAGACTTCCACCAATTTAGAGCTTTCGATATCATATACCTCCACGATAGGTTTCGAAGGCTGAGATTCCTCTGACTTGTTAGTCGAAGTGCCCGGAAGAGCATATGGCCATGTAGGCGATACCGAAACCATGATCCATCGACCGCGACCCCTTGACGGGTGGATGCGACAGCTGGTGACACCTCCGCCGGCTTTCCAAGACTTGAGAAGTAATCCAAAACGCAGATCCCAAAGACTCAGCACTCCGATGGAAGTACCGAGTATGAGCCAATGGGTCGATAGGCAGTAAGCGGTGATGACGCCTAGCTCTGGTGGATGCTGGAAACGTTGTTTGATTTCCATGCTTCGGATATCAAGAGTAGCAATGACAGACATCGATGTGAGTAAAAGCAATGTCGAGTCTGCAAGTTATATGATCAGCTCTGAAGCTAATATGTCATAGATATGAAGAGGGAAAACTTGCCTTGCAGATGTGAGACAAACCTTACATGACCATCAGACTCCTCGGTGTTCCAAGTTCTGATGCACTCTGCCTTTGAATACCTCGTACTACTCCCTCCACTACCTCCGCCCGTATGCACTCGCAAAACATGTACCTGACCATCCTCACTCGCCACGGCCAGGCAATATGTATTATCGATCCCACACATGGAAACTATCGGTGCTTCCAT
This genomic interval carries:
- a CDS encoding phytase — protein: MIVSNDTPTPSTPLLLHVMQSPSHRSKVYIQQYRSGKRRHPLFLFLLVITPITLITLVTLLAWDTSPLGHCYIKPICRALKDGNEMEEIWWRNQGPYAPYKELDHSKNLESLPRGCEVDQVTLLHRHTSRYPTANAGRCMLGALSKIRRREIGVPRHHPELSFIDKADLELKDWHFDGLTNQGRKAAWRSGVHIAIAYKSLLDKTVDVFTRSSGGERVLETSGYWLEGFRKHRFAIKRKSDLPKVDVIIPEEPTFNSTLSVHSCPAFETLDHSPGSTAQSDLSPLLSPAIDRLNTALRPKPKLDADDVACLADMCGYDSQSRGTEWKRWSKWCGLFTKDEWEVLGHGKDLKRYYEVGQGSDYGPTMGAGYINEIIARLTDSAPQDNTSTNRTLDADEHTFPRGGERFFVDFGHDNEMLEVLAAAGVLKQPRPLATTEVPARRTFILSRIVPFGARLIFERISCGTGYWEPGSGTAPEGGEENIKKYVRILLNDKIQTVAHIACEQSAFAEHGLCEVDAFVESQQFATTNASWDICYNFSREEE